GATATAATTAGTTACTAATATATTAGGAGGAGTTAAAGTGAAAAAAACTTTACTTACAGGGCTATTGGTTACGGCAGTATCTACAAGTTGCTTAACACCTATAAGTGCTTTCGCAGAAAGTAATCAATCAGAATTTAAACAAACAAGTGTTCAAAATATTACGGCTAGAAATACATTGTCAAATTCGATAAGAACTTTAGGGGCAAACACTCCTTTAATACAAGCTTACGGATTAGTTATTTTACAACAGCCAGATATTAAAGTAAGTGCTATGAGTAGTTTGACAGATTTTCAAAAGATCGCAAAAACGAATGTCCGTGAATGGGTAGATGAGTATAATCCGAAGTTAATGGATCTAAATCAAGAAATGATGAGATATAGTACAAGATTTAATAGCTATTATAGTAAATTATATGATTTAGCTGGAAAAGTGAATGAAGATGAACAAGCAAAAAATGATTTTGTAAGCGCTTTCGGTAGACTCCATAGTCAATCACAAACAATTCAAGATGACATGGAACAAACTTTACTTGAGTTAAATCGCTTTAAAGCTTTATTGGATAAAGATAATGCAAGTCTATCTCAAAAGGCTGACACAGCAATTCAATCATTAAAGGGCTCAAATGGAGATATTGTACAAATAAGAGCGGATATTAAAAGAATTCAAGAAGAGATTCAAGCGGAACTTACAAAGATTTTAAATCGACCAAATGAAATTATTAAAGGCTCAATTAATATTGGGAAACAAGTTTTTACAATTACGAATCAAACAGCTCAGACAAAAACAGTAGATTTTGTATCGATTGGATCTCTTAGCGATGAAATCGTAAATGCTGCAGATAGTCAAACAAGAGAAGCTGCGAATAGAATTCAGCAGAAGCAAAAAGAATTACTACCACTTATTCAAAAGTTATCACAATCTGAAATTCAAGTAACTGAAATTACATTTATTGAAGATCAGGTAAAAAGTTTTACGGAGCTAATTAATAGACAAATTACAACTTTGGAGTATTTGGTGAATGATTGGAAGTCAGTGAATGAAACTATGCTTCAAATGAAAGAGAATCTTGCAACAGGTGTTTCTATTGATAGTAGTACACTCCAAAAACAATTTAGTCAACTTAAAAGATTAAATGATGAGATGGCTAAACAAACGAAGCAATTTGAAGATTACGTGACAAATGTAATGGTACATTAAATTTCTTGCAGACAATACATCATAATAATTAATGATATAGGGAGAGAAGAAAAATGACAAAAAAACCTTATAAAGTAATGGCTCTATCGGCAATCATGGCAGTAGTTGCAGCAGGTAATATCCTACCAGCACATACTTATGCAGCGGAAAGCACAACAAAACCAATTCCGATTCATGCTAGTGTATCAGATGCATCGGACAAGTACTCTGAATATTCATTAGGGCCAGACGGTCTAAGAGATGCGATGGCAAGAACAGGTTCAAATGCTTTAGTAATGGACCTATATGCTTTAACAATTATCAAACAAGCTAATGTTAATTTTAATGGTATAACGACAGTTGATGATTCTTTAAAAACAAAAGTTGTTCATCATCAAGATGTTGCTAGAGGAAATGCAAATCATTGGTTGGATACAATTAAACCGCAATTGATTTCCACGAACCAAAATATTATTAATTATAATACGAAATTCCAAAACTATTATGATACGTTAGTAACAGCGGTAGATAATAAAGACAAAGCAACACTAACAAAAGGACTTACAAGATTATCTGCTAGTATTACAGAGAACAAAGAAAAAGTAGATAAGTTAGTGGCAGACCTAAAACAATTCCGAAATAAAATGACAACAGATACGCAAAACTTTAAAGGTGATGCAAATCAATTAACGTCTATTTTAGCAAGTCAAGATGCTGGAATTCCACTTATGCAAAACCAAATCACAACGTATAATGAGGCGATTGGTAAATATAACGCAATTATTATTGGATCGTCAGTTGCAACAGCTTTAGGACCAATTGCGATTATAGGTGGTGCAGTTGTAATTGCTACTGGTGCAGGGACTCCATTAGGAATTGGACTTATTGCAGGTGGAGCAGCAGCGATAGGAGGGGGAACTGCTGGAATTGTTTTAGCGAAGAAAGAACTTGATAATGCACAGGCAGAAATCCAAAAGATAACAGGACAAATTTCGCAAGCTCAATTACAGGTAGCTGGCTTAACAAATATTAAAACTCAAACTGAATATTTAACAAATACAATCGATGTAGCCATTACTGCACTGCAAAATATTTCAAATCAATGGTATACAATGGGATCAAAATATAACTCTTTACTTCAAAACGTTGAATCTATTAGCCCTAACGATCTTGTTTTCATCAAAGAGGATCTAAATATTGCTAAAGATAGCTGGAAAAATATTAAAGATTATGCTGAAAAGATTTATGCTGAGGATATTAAAGTAGTGGATACAAAAGCGTAATAAATCACTAATGCTTTATATGGAGATACTTGATAATTTTTTCGGACATATAAAGTATGGGATGCAGGTCTCCTGTTCAATTTTGAGCAGGAGATTTTTAATCTCATTATTCGTGAACAGAGAGACACAGAGAATGATTGAGATAAAGGGAATCTCAGCTGATAGAAGTTGTACTTTATACAAAGTAGGTGGAGATATGAATAAGAGGCTTTATAAGAAAATCATGTTGTCAATGATGGTTCTTGGGGTTACGACAAGTAATATTGTACCACTGCATCCTCTTGCAGCAGAACAAAAGGGGCAAATACATTCATTGCAAGAAAGCAATAAAAACTATTCTCTTGGTCCTGCAGGATTCCAGGATGTAATGGCACAAACAACATCTAGTGTATTTGCAATGGATGCATATGCGAAAACAATTCGTGATCAACAAGAAACAGATTTGAGTAAAATAAGTGCAGTAAATAGTAGTTTACGAGAAAATATGATCAAGCACCAAAAAGAGGCCAAGTTGAATGCGATATACTGGTTAGATGAAATGAAACCTCAAATTTTGAAGACGGATCAAAATATTGTGGAATTTAATGATACATTCCAAGCATATTACAACAATTTATTAGCAGCTATGGACCAAAAAGACAGCGGGAAATTGAAATCTGATTTAGAAAAATTGTACAATGTCATTTTGAACAACCAGAGTGAAGTGGATAAGCTGTTAGGAAATCTAAAAACGTTTCGAAATAGAATGGCAGAAGATACAAAAAGCTTTAAGGATGATGCAAATCAATTAACCTCAATTTTAGCAAGTACGAATGCTGGAATTCCGCTGTTGCAACAGCAAATCAATACTTACAATGATTCAATTAAAAAAAGTAATGATATGGTTATTGCGGGAGCAGCACTTTGTGTGGCGTTAATCACTTGTCTCGCTGGTGGGCCGATGATTGCTGTCGCTAAGAAAGATATTGCAAATGCAGAACGAGAAATCGAAAACTTAAAGGCTAGAATTTCTGGGGCACAGGCGGAAGTAGCTATTTTGACTGATGTTAAAAATAAGACAATCAATATGACGGAAACAATTGATGCAGCCATTACTTCTCTTCAAAATATATCGAATCAGTGGTATACAATTGGAGCGAAGTATAATAATTTGTTGCAAAATGTAAAAGGCATCAGTCCTGAGGAGTTTACTTTTATCAAAGAAGATCTGAATACAGCTAGAGATAGTTGGCAGGATGTCAAGAATTATACAGAAAAATTACATGAAGGTGTAGTAGAATAAAGTAAGACTCTAATCAGTGGGGGAGCCTCCGCTGATTTTTTTGTTTTGGTTGAAGTTTGAAACGAGGATAAATAGAGGTTTAAGGAACTTCATATGTGTTAATTCAAGGGACAGAAAAAAGAAACTTATTGATAGAAATTTTTTTCGCCTAATAAATAAATTTGATTGAAGTTACTCTGAAAATGTTGGCTATCAATTTAGATGGTCGAATTTCCTAGAATAAAGCGGTATAATGCTTGTAAATGATAGAAAAATGTAGGAAAGGATATATAAATAGCTACTATGGATAAAGATAAACAACAATTAAGTGTTGAAGTTGCAAGATTATACTACCAATCTGATTATAGCCAACAAGAAATTGCTAATAAACTGAATATTTCCAGACCGACCATCTCAAGGCTTTTAAAATATGCGAAAGAAAAAGGATTTGTTCAAATTAACATAGCAGATCCATTTGCTGATTTAGATAATGTAGGAAATCTACTTAGAGAAAAATATAATTTATTAGAAGCGCACATCGTATTTTCTCCGGTACCAGAGTATGCGACTATTACGGAATATATTAGTAAATATGCTGCTGAGTATATGGAGAAGACTGTTACAAATGGTGATATCGTTGGTGTGAGCTGGGGAACCACTATGTATGAAATCGCAAGAAAAATTGTGCCGCAACATGTAAAAGGGGTAGAGGTTGTTCAATTAAAAGGGGGTATTAGTCACTCAAGTGTTAATACCTATGCGAATGAAACAATCGCTTTATTTGCAGATGCATTTCAAACGACACCACGAAATCTACCGCTTCCAGTTATATTTGATAACGCAGTTACAAAGGAATTAGTGGAGCAGGATAGACATATTCACCATATTATTGAAATGGGAAAACAAGCAAATATTGCAATTTTTACGGTTGGAACTGTTAGAGACGAAGCTCTATTATTTCGATTAGGCTATTTAGATAAAGAAGAGATGAGTTTATTGAAAGAACAAGCTGTTGGTGATATTTGTTCACGTTTCTTTGATGGAGCTGGTAATATTTGCAGTGAGGAAATTAATCAGCGTACAATTGGTATTGATTTAGAGGAGTTGCGCTTAAAAAAACGCTCTGTTCTTGTTGCTGGAGGTTCTAGAAAAGTAAAAGCAATAGATGGTGCGTTAAGCGGAGGATATGCAAATGTGCTGATTATAGATCAGCATACCGCGAAAGAGCTTTTAAATTATTAAAAAGGTTAAAAAAGAAGGTTTCTCAAAAATATGAATTTGAGAAACCTTCTTTTAGTATGTGGTTGTGCAATATATGAGTTTTTCAGTAAAAAATTCATGATGAAATAATGGTTTGTATAAGAGATTTGTGAAAGGAATTTTTTAATCCCGTAAAAGTCGGATTGGTGAGGGCTGATAATCAGTGAGGGGTGAAGCCCCTTCACTGATTAAAGTTTCACTTTATAAATGAATAAATACTGTGTTTTATGAGGGAGCTGTTAATAGGGTATCCCCTTTTTTGTGTCAATTTTAAAAACTTAGTTCGCTATCTCAAAAAAATATTGAACATAATTTCAAAAGTGTGTTTACATTTGTTCAGAGTGGAGTTAGAATGAAGTTGTTAAAAGATATGAGGAGTGAAGAAAATGAACATTGCAAAGTTAATTGATCATACAGTTTTGAAACCGGATACTAAAAAAGAAGATGTTATGAAAGTTTTAGAAGAAGCAAAAAAATACAATTTCGCTTCTGTTTGTATTAATCCTACATGGGTGAAATTAGCAGCCGAAGAATTAGCAGGACATGATGTAGATGTTTGTACAGTTATTGGTTTCCCTTTAGGTGCGAATACAACTGAAACAAAAGTATTTGAAACAAAAGATGTAATTGCAAAAGGTGCAACTGAAGTTGACATGGTAATCAACGTTGGCGCTTTAAAAGATGGCGATAATGAATTCGTTGAAAAAGATATTTACGAAGTTGTACAAGCTGCAAAAGGAAAAGCACTTGTAAAAGTTATTATTGAAACATGCTTATTAACAGATGAAGAAAAAGTACGTGCTTGTGAATTATCTGTAAAAGCTGGAGCTGACTTTGTAAAAACTTCAACTGGATTCTCAACTGGTGGAGCGACTGCTGAAGATATCGCATTAATGCGTAAAACTGTTGGAGAAAATGTTGGTGTGAAAGCATCTGGTGGTGTTCGTACAAGAGAAGATGCAGAGAAAATGATTGAAGCGGGAGCTTCTAGAATCGGAGCAAGCGCTAGTGTTGCAATCGTATTAGATGACAAAAATGGTGCTTCAGATAACTACTAATTCATAAAACGTTGTAAGTAATAGATACACAAACTGCAAGGAGCATGGTGTATCTATTACTTTAACACTTGATAAATATGTAAGCGGATACGGAAAAGGAGGGGGAATTTTATGAAATATGTAATCGGTATCATAGGCTTGATCATTGTGTTAGGCATTGCATGGCTTGCTAGTAATAATAGAAGAAAAGTGAAATATCGCCCTATTATAACGATGATTGTGCTTCAGTTTATTTTAGGTTTCTTACTATTAAATACAAGCATCGGGAACGTGTTAATTGCTGGGATTGCAGATGGTTTTGGACAATTGTTAAAGTATGCTGGTGATGGTGTTGATTTTGTATTTGGTGGTTTAGCAAATCAAAAAGAATTTTCATTCTTTTTAGGGGTATTAATGCCAATTGTTTTCATATCAGCTTTAATTGGTATCCTGCAACACATTAAGGTATTGCCATTTATTGTGAAATACATTGGTTTAGCTTTAAGTAAAATAAATGGAATGGGGAAACTTGAATCGTATAACGCTGTAGCTTCAGCGATTCTAGGACAATCAGAAGTATTTATTTCGGTTAAGAAACAGTTAGGTTTATTATCGGAAAGAAGATTATATACATTATGTGCATCTGCAATGTCAACGGTTTCTATGTCTATAGTTGGATCATACATGGTGTTATTAAAGCCTCAATACGTTGTAACCGCTTTAGTGCTTAACTTGTTTGGTGGTTTTATTATCGCTTCTATCATTAACCCTTACGAGGTTACTGAAGAAGAAGATATGTTAGAAGTACAAGAGGAAGAGAAAAAGACCTTTTTCGAAGTATTAGGGGAGTATATAATTGATGGCTTTAAAGTTGCTATTACAGTAGCGGCTATGTTAATTGGATTTGTTGCTTTAATTGCTTTCATTAATGCAATTTTTAAAGGGGTAATTGGTATCTCATTCCAAGAAATCCTTGGCTATGTATTTGCGCCATTTGCTTTTATTATAGGTGTCCCTTGGCATGAAGCTGTTAACGCAGGTAACATCATGGCAACGAAACTTGTATCAAATGAATTTGTAGCTATGACAAATTTAGCACAAGGGAACTTTAATTTTTCAGGCAGAACAACAGCAATCATATCAGTGTTCCTTGTTTCATTCGCAAACTTCTCTTCAATCGGAATTATCGCCGGTGCTGTTAAAAGTTTGAATGAAAAACAAGGGAATGTAGTAGCAAGATTTGGTTTGAAATTACTCTTTGGTGCAACTTTAGTAAGCTTTTTATCAGCAACAATAGTTGGTTTAATATATTAAGAATTTAAGAGCTAGACGAATAAAAAATAAAAAGGATTGGTGATTCAGATGAGAATGGTAGATATTATCGCGAAAAAACGTGATGGTAAAGAATTAACAACAGAGGAGATTCAATTCTTTATCAAAGGGTATACAGATGGATCAATACCTGATTACCAAGTAAGTGCACTGGCAATGGCTATCTTTTTCAAAGACATGTCTGACCGTGAACGTGCCGATTTAACGATGGCTATGGTGCATTCTGGAGAAACAATTGATTTATCTGAGATTGAAGGAGTAAAAGTAGATAAACATTCAACTGGTGGTGTTGGTGATACAACAACATTAGTGTTAGGACCATTAGTAGCTGCTTTAGATGTACCAGTTGCAAAAATGTCTGGTCGAGGTTTAGGCCATACGGGTGGTACAATTGATAAATTAGAAGCAGTAGAAGGCTTCCATGTTGAAATTACGAAAGAGCAATTCATCGAATTAGTGAACCGTGACAAGGTTGCAATTATTGGACAAACAGGAAATTTAACGCCTGCCGATAAAAAAATATATGCACTACGTGATGTTACTGGAACAGTGAATTCAATTCCGTTAATCGCAAGTTCGATCATGAGTAAAAAGATTGCGGCTGGTGCTGATGCGATTGTTCTTGATGTTAAGACAGGTGCTGGTGCATTCATGAAAACAGAAGAGGATGCGAAAGAATTAGCACACGCAATGGTGCGAATTGGAAATAATGTCGGGCGTCAAACAATGGCTGTTATTTCAGACATGTCACAACCTCTTGGTTTTGCAATTGGTAATGCTCTTGAAGTACAAGAAGCGATTGATACATTAAAAGGGGAAGGTCCAGAAGATTTAACGGAATTAGTACTTGTATTAGGTAGTCAAATGGTTGTACTTGGGAAAAAAGCGAATACGTTAGAAGAAGCACGTGAAATGTTAAAAGAAGTTATGAAAAATGGAAAAGCAATTGAGAAGTTCAAGGAGTTCTTGAGTAATCAAGGTGGAGATAGCTCAATTGTAGATCATCCAGAAAAGTTACCACAAGCTAAATATGTAATTGATGTACCTGCTAAAACTTCAGGTGTAGTCTCTAACATTGTGGCAGATGAAATAGGTATTGCTGCCATGCTTCTAGGGGCAGGTCGTGCAACAAAAGAAGATGAAATTGATTTAGCTGTTGGCTTAATGCTACGTAAAAAAGTTGGTGAAGCTGTAAAAGAAGGGGAACCACTTGTTACGATTTACGCGAATCGTGAAAACGTGGAAGATGTAAAAGCTAAAATTTATGAAAACATTTCTGTATCAGAAAAGGCTGAAACTCCTAACTTAATTCATACAATTATAACTGATTAATGGTTCATAGGATTAATTTACTCTGAGGAGGAAATAACATGGATAAAAAAAGATACATTGAAGAAGCAACGAAGATGTTAGAAAAAGCTTATATTCCATATTCTAAATTTCCTGTTGGTGCAGCGTTGGTTACGAAAGAAGGTAAGATCTATACAGGTTGTAATATAGAAAATGCTTCTTACGGTCTATGTAATTGTGCTGAAAGAACGGCTATATTTAAAGCAGTATCAGAAGGGGAACGTGATTTTAGTTATTTAGTAATTACAGGTAAAACAGATGGGCCTATTTCACCATGCGGAGCTTGTAGACAAGTCATTGCAGAGTTTTGCGATCCTAAAATGCCAGTGTTATTAACAAATCTAAAAGGCGATGAAAAAGAAGTAACGGTTGAACAATTGTTACCGGGTGCATTTTCGATTGAGGATTTAATCTAATTTCAAATGAATATAAGAAAGAAGCTGTCCTAAAATTTATATGTAGGGAGAGCTTCTTTTTTTGTGTGAAGAATATGTTTTTATTTATATAACCATTGAAATTCTGTTCATGAAAGACATTTTTCTATTTGAATGGGAATTTTCTGGGGATGGATCGACCGTTTTGCAGGATTACTCTTTCTGTCTGCTTCTTATCTATTTCAAACTCGTAAACTGTCCACAAGGTTAGGTGAAGTTCTCTCTAATGGTATTGTGCATCTATAAAGAGTTCCGTACTAAATGAGGGTGGCTACGAATAAGGTTGGTAGAAGAGTAGAAGGAAGGGAGGGCTAAAATGAAACCGTATCACATTATTGGAAAAAGTATTAAACGAAAAGAAGGTGCAGATAAAGTAACGGGTAGAGCAAAATATGTGGATGACGAGATTGAGATAGGTACTTTATACGCAAAACTCTTAACAAGTGTGTATGCGCATGCTTTTATTGAAAGTATTGATATAAGGAGAGCTGAGGAAATCCCTGGTGTTCATGCTGTAATAACAGGCGCAGATTATCCTATTCTGGTCGGTTCCAGTATTGTAGATCGTCCCCCGTTAGCCTACGAAAAAGTTCGGTATTTTGGTGAGCCTATTGCACTTGTCGTAGCGGATAGCGAAGCGATTGCTAAACACGCAACAGCACAAATACGTGTTATATATAAGAAACTGCCTGTAGTTCACGCCCCGCTGCAAGCCTATTTAGAAAGGGATATACTCGTACATGAAAATATAGAACAATATGAATTGGAAGAAGAAGTATATCCAGAAGCGCATACAAACATTGCAAATAGAACGAAAATTCGTAAGGGAGATATTCGAGAAGGGTTTGTAAATAGTGAAGTTGTTGTAGAGGAAACGTTTTCTTTTCGGCAATCTGATCATACTGCAATGGAAACTCGATGTGCGAAAGTAGAAATTAAGCCAAATGGAGAGGTTATTATTCATTCTACTTCGCAAGCCCCTTTTGAAATTAAAAGATTGCTTAGTAAGACGTTTCAAATTGATGAGGAAAAAATAATTGTACATGTGCCTTTAGTTGGAGGGGCGTATGGTGGAAAAACAGCGGTACAACTTGAGTATTTAGTGTATCTTGCTTCTAAAGCAGTGGGTGGGAGGCGTGTTACCCTGCGGAATAGTAGAGAAGAAGATTTTGTAACATCGCCTGTTCATATTGGTTTACAAGCAAAAGTAAAGCTTGGATGTACAAAGAAAGGGAAATTGCAAGCTGCAGAGATTTTATATTTATTTGATGGCGGTGCGTATGCTGATCGGGCAGTGACCATGAGTAAAGCGGCCGGATTAGACTGTACAGGTCCATACTCAATTCAGCATGTATCGTGTGATTCGCTTTGTATGTATACGAATCATCCATATGCGACATCGTTTCGTGGATATAGTCATGCCGAGTATACATTTGTAATTGAAAGAATGATAGATATATTGGCAAAGAAAGTAAATATATGTCCGCTTGAGTTTCGTATGAAAAATACAATTGAGGGAGGAGATACAACACCAACACAAGTATTAGTCACAAAAAGTAATACGGGGGATATTCGGGCGTGTTTACAAAAGTTAAAATCGCTTATTAGTTGGGAAGAAGGGAATCGTATTGTTTTACCAAATGGGAGGATACGGGCAAAAGGAATTAGTTGCTTTTGGAAAAATTCGACTACACCAAATAATGCTGGAGCGGGTGCGACTATAACCTTTAATGGTGATGGGAGTGTAAATGTCAATTGTGGTGCAGTGGAAATTGGACAAGGAACGAAAACAACTTTAACACAAATGGTTGCAGAAAAAATGAATATGAATGTTAAAGATGTATCTATTATGATGGAAGTCAATACACAAATAGCGCCAAAACATTGGAAAACAGCTGCCAGTCGAACGACACATCTCGTTGGAAATGCAGTTGTAAAAGCGACGGAAGATGTAATGAAGCAGTTACTAGATACGGCAGCTAATGTACTTGGAATACCAGCAGGTGAATTAACAATTGCAAATAAGACTGTATATGTAAAAACAAATCCAGATATTTACGTACCATTTTCAAAAATTGTTTTTGGATATGTTGATTCGAGTGGGAATGTGGCAGGGGCGCAAATAATCGGAAGAGGTACATATATTTTTGAAGGAATAACAAAGGTTGACTATGAAACAGGAAAAGGGAAACAAGGACCAGAGTGGGGAGTGGGAGCACAGGCAATAGAGGTTGAATTTGATCCACAATTATATACGTATAAATTAATTAAAGCAGTAACGGTTGCAGATGCTGGAAGGATTTTAAATAGAAAAGGAGCAGAAACACAAATTATAGGGGCTATGAGTATGGGATTAAGTTTTGCGACGAGAGAAACATTTCACTATGACTTGTATGGGAGAGTTCTTAATAATCGGTTTCGTTCTTATAAAGTGATGCATTATGGGCAACACCCAAAATACATTGCTGAATTTGTAGAAGTACCGCATGATCAAGCTGCATTTGGGTCTAGAGGGCTTGGTGAGCATGGAATTATCGGTATGCCAGCTGCTTTAGCGAATGCGTTATCTATTGCGGCTAGTATTTCACTTCGTCAATTACCTATTAATCCTGAATTGATTTGGAAAGTAAAACAAGCGGAGGAGAATGGTGTATATGATACCATTTGACTTTGAATATTATCGTCCGAATTGTATCGAAGAAGCAATCCGATTATTTCATCAGCTGGATAAAGAGGGAAAAAAGCCTATTTATTATGGAGGAGGCACTGAAATTATTACAATGGGGCGTTTGCAACAAATAATTGCGAAAGCGGTCATTGATTTGAAAGATATTCCCGAATGTAATATTTGTGTGTGGAATGACCAAAATCTTATTCTTGGAGCTACATTAACATTAACACAAGTTCAAGAGAAAAAAGTATTCCCTCTTCTTGGAGAGACTGCCGGAAGGGCTGCAGATCACACAGCAAGAAATAAAATTACGCTTGGTGGCAACATTGCAGGGAAAATTATATATAGGGAAGCAGTACTCCCTTTTTTACTAGCTGATAGCACATTTGTTATTGCAGGAAAAGAAGGTATAAAGTATATCAAGGCACAGCAAGCGTTTATTGAGAAGTTACAATTGCAAAAAGGTGAGTTTCTTATACAAATTATCACCGATCAAAAATATATAGAATCTCCTTATTACAGTGTAAAAAAAAGGCAATTAGAGAAAATTGATTACCCACTTGTAACAGTTGCTGCGTTAAAAAGTGATGAAGACATTCGAATTGCATTTAGTGGATTGTGTGCCTTTCCATTTCGGTCGCTCGCAATAGAGGCAGTGTTAAACGATTGGGATATTCCAGTAAGGAAGAGAATTGAGCGCGCCCTTCTTCATATTCCCGCACTTATATTAGATGATATACGAGGTTCGCGTGCTTATCGTATGTTTGTTTTGCAACATGTGCTTTATGATGTGCTGATGAAGCTGGAAGGGGTGAAATAATGGGGAATGGGCAATTTATTCTTCATGTGAATGGGGAAGATAGTGAAGTGATTGTCAGAATGGCAGATACGCTATTATATACATTACGACATAACCTCGGTCTAACTGGAGCTAAGCCGGGATGTGAAAACGGTGATTGTGGTGCTTGTACAGTTCTTGTTGAGGGGCTACCAATTAAGTCTTGTATTATGTTAGCAGTGGAAGCGATTGATAAGCGGATTACAACGATTGAAGGCTTACGGGAAACGCCTATTCAGCGAGCTTTTGAAGACAAATGGGCTTTTCAGTGTGGGTATTGTACGCCTGGGTTTATTATAAATTGTCATGCGCTCGTTACACAAAAAATGGATGTGGATGATTCAGTTATTGAAGAATGGTTAAGTTCTAATATTTGCCGGTGCACAAGTTATCAAGAGATTGAAGAAGCTGTGAAATCTGTCTTACAAAAACAACGGGAGCATCAATGATGACTTCTGTTCATACTGTACTAGAAGCACTACTATCTTGTGAACAACGATGTGCTTTAGCGACGATTATTCATGTAGAAGGATCTGCATATTGTAAAGAAGGAACAATCATGCTTTTTGGTGAAGATGGAACGAAAGTCGGAATGTTAAGTGCAGGTTGTTTAGAAGAAGAGGTTTCTATTTATGCAGCTGAAGTAATAGAGAATCAAACTTGGTCTATCCATCAGTTTAATACAAAAGCAGAAGATGATTTATCTTGGGGAATGGGATGCAACGGCATCATTCGTATATTAGTTGAGCATATAGATGAGGAGTACAAAGCTTTTTTGCAAACACTATATGAATATCTTAAGAAGGGTATTTCAGTTCGAATGATAAAGAACCTTTCTTCATTACAGACTTTGTTTGTAAGTGAGAATGGTGACATGTTTGGGAATGAA
This sequence is a window from Bacillus pseudomycoides DSM 12442. Protein-coding genes within it:
- a CDS encoding sugar-binding transcriptional regulator codes for the protein MDKDKQQLSVEVARLYYQSDYSQQEIANKLNISRPTISRLLKYAKEKGFVQINIADPFADLDNVGNLLREKYNLLEAHIVFSPVPEYATITEYISKYAAEYMEKTVTNGDIVGVSWGTTMYEIARKIVPQHVKGVEVVQLKGGISHSSVNTYANETIALFADAFQTTPRNLPLPVIFDNAVTKELVEQDRHIHHIIEMGKQANIAIFTVGTVRDEALLFRLGYLDKEEMSLLKEQAVGDICSRFFDGAGNICSEEINQRTIGIDLEELRLKKRSVLVAGGSRKVKAIDGALSGGYANVLIIDQHTAKELLNY
- a CDS encoding HBL/NHE enterotoxin family protein is translated as MTKKPYKVMALSAIMAVVAAGNILPAHTYAAESTTKPIPIHASVSDASDKYSEYSLGPDGLRDAMARTGSNALVMDLYALTIIKQANVNFNGITTVDDSLKTKVVHHQDVARGNANHWLDTIKPQLISTNQNIINYNTKFQNYYDTLVTAVDNKDKATLTKGLTRLSASITENKEKVDKLVADLKQFRNKMTTDTQNFKGDANQLTSILASQDAGIPLMQNQITTYNEAIGKYNAIIIGSSVATALGPIAIIGGAVVIATGAGTPLGIGLIAGGAAAIGGGTAGIVLAKKELDNAQAEIQKITGQISQAQLQVAGLTNIKTQTEYLTNTIDVAITALQNISNQWYTMGSKYNSLLQNVESISPNDLVFIKEDLNIAKDSWKNIKDYAEKIYAEDIKVVDTKA
- a CDS encoding HBL/NHE enterotoxin family protein — translated: MKKTLLTGLLVTAVSTSCLTPISAFAESNQSEFKQTSVQNITARNTLSNSIRTLGANTPLIQAYGLVILQQPDIKVSAMSSLTDFQKIAKTNVREWVDEYNPKLMDLNQEMMRYSTRFNSYYSKLYDLAGKVNEDEQAKNDFVSAFGRLHSQSQTIQDDMEQTLLELNRFKALLDKDNASLSQKADTAIQSLKGSNGDIVQIRADIKRIQEEIQAELTKILNRPNEIIKGSINIGKQVFTITNQTAQTKTVDFVSIGSLSDEIVNAADSQTREAANRIQQKQKELLPLIQKLSQSEIQVTEITFIEDQVKSFTELINRQITTLEYLVNDWKSVNETMLQMKENLATGVSIDSSTLQKQFSQLKRLNDEMAKQTKQFEDYVTNVMVH
- a CDS encoding NupC/NupG family nucleoside CNT transporter, with translation MKYVIGIIGLIIVLGIAWLASNNRRKVKYRPIITMIVLQFILGFLLLNTSIGNVLIAGIADGFGQLLKYAGDGVDFVFGGLANQKEFSFFLGVLMPIVFISALIGILQHIKVLPFIVKYIGLALSKINGMGKLESYNAVASAILGQSEVFISVKKQLGLLSERRLYTLCASAMSTVSMSIVGSYMVLLKPQYVVTALVLNLFGGFIIASIINPYEVTEEEDMLEVQEEEKKTFFEVLGEYIIDGFKVAITVAAMLIGFVALIAFINAIFKGVIGISFQEILGYVFAPFAFIIGVPWHEAVNAGNIMATKLVSNEFVAMTNLAQGNFNFSGRTTAIISVFLVSFANFSSIGIIAGAVKSLNEKQGNVVARFGLKLLFGATLVSFLSATIVGLIY
- a CDS encoding HBL/NHE enterotoxin family protein: MNKRLYKKIMLSMMVLGVTTSNIVPLHPLAAEQKGQIHSLQESNKNYSLGPAGFQDVMAQTTSSVFAMDAYAKTIRDQQETDLSKISAVNSSLRENMIKHQKEAKLNAIYWLDEMKPQILKTDQNIVEFNDTFQAYYNNLLAAMDQKDSGKLKSDLEKLYNVILNNQSEVDKLLGNLKTFRNRMAEDTKSFKDDANQLTSILASTNAGIPLLQQQINTYNDSIKKSNDMVIAGAALCVALITCLAGGPMIAVAKKDIANAEREIENLKARISGAQAEVAILTDVKNKTINMTETIDAAITSLQNISNQWYTIGAKYNNLLQNVKGISPEEFTFIKEDLNTARDSWQDVKNYTEKLHEGVVE
- the deoC gene encoding deoxyribose-phosphate aldolase gives rise to the protein MNIAKLIDHTVLKPDTKKEDVMKVLEEAKKYNFASVCINPTWVKLAAEELAGHDVDVCTVIGFPLGANTTETKVFETKDVIAKGATEVDMVINVGALKDGDNEFVEKDIYEVVQAAKGKALVKVIIETCLLTDEEKVRACELSVKAGADFVKTSTGFSTGGATAEDIALMRKTVGENVGVKASGGVRTREDAEKMIEAGASRIGASASVAIVLDDKNGASDNY